A region from the Maridesulfovibrio zosterae DSM 11974 genome encodes:
- a CDS encoding cation diffusion facilitator family transporter has product MSESPKKYIYYSISASIITMILKTWAWYMTDSVGLLSDALETLVNLSAGLFALASLTLALKPADESHTYGHGKAEYFSSGAEGMLILIAAVGIVYASIERFISPSVPHNLGLGLCVALLSSAVNFITAKLMLAGARQHDSIILEADAKHLMTDVWTSIGLVAGLGIMLFTPPSWAIVDPVIALIMAGNIVFTGFSLIKKSYSGLMDNALPQEELFIIDSAIRQCGGKDSIYHGLRTRKAGSNRFIDFHLLLPGESSIASSHALCSDIESCIKDDLSNCHVTIHVEPKEDASSYDCEETGGLCGSMIRLNEDLDGK; this is encoded by the coding sequence ATGTCTGAATCTCCCAAAAAATATATTTATTACTCAATATCTGCCTCAATTATAACCATGATTCTTAAAACCTGGGCATGGTATATGACTGATTCAGTTGGCCTGCTCTCAGATGCTTTAGAGACACTGGTAAACCTGTCAGCTGGTCTGTTTGCTCTGGCTTCACTTACACTTGCCCTTAAGCCTGCCGATGAGTCACATACTTACGGTCATGGAAAGGCTGAATATTTTTCCAGCGGGGCTGAGGGGATGCTTATTCTTATCGCTGCCGTAGGTATTGTTTATGCTTCCATTGAGAGGTTTATCAGTCCCTCGGTTCCACATAATCTTGGATTAGGATTATGTGTTGCATTGCTTTCTTCAGCTGTAAACTTTATAACTGCGAAGTTGATGCTGGCTGGAGCACGGCAGCATGACTCCATAATCCTTGAGGCTGATGCAAAACACCTTATGACTGATGTATGGACGTCCATAGGGCTTGTTGCGGGATTGGGTATAATGCTTTTTACTCCTCCTTCATGGGCGATAGTTGACCCTGTGATTGCATTGATTATGGCTGGTAATATTGTTTTTACCGGATTTTCACTTATTAAAAAGTCTTATTCAGGACTGATGGATAATGCTCTTCCGCAAGAAGAATTGTTTATAATTGATAGTGCTATCCGCCAGTGTGGAGGAAAGGATTCAATTTATCATGGTTTGCGTACCCGTAAAGCAGGTTCAAATAGATTTATAGACTTCCATCTTCTTCTCCCCGGTGAGTCTTCAATCGCAAGTTCTCATGCATTATGTTCTGACATTGAGTCCTGCATTAAAGATGATTTGAGTAATTGTCATGTAACTATTCATGTGGAACCTAAAGAGGATGCTTCCTCCTACGATTGTGAAGAAACAGGCGGTCTATGCGGGTCTATGATCAGATTGAATGAAGATCTGGATGGGAAATAA
- a CDS encoding dienelactone hydrolase family protein, whose protein sequence is MRKIQQTHREIDLEHIFILPEGDGPFPAVLLVHEYTGLNQIIIDHAKRLTDYGYAVLAVDFYGLNNRPCNIEEARTIHRIYRNNRLLMRERSKVCFDIIIKQPEIIPSMIFAFGLSFGGGAVLELARSGVDLKGAISVYGYLDTSHPVGVGDIKCPLLAFHVEDDPVVPSEHATAFEVEMDSAGVEWEMVKIKNSCHGFANPQDGSYDQLQAEKMWDMVQRKLISWSINKK, encoded by the coding sequence TTGAGAAAAATACAACAGACACATCGTGAAATAGATCTTGAACATATTTTTATACTGCCGGAAGGCGATGGACCTTTTCCGGCAGTTCTTTTGGTTCATGAATATACCGGATTAAATCAGATTATTATTGACCATGCTAAGCGTCTTACAGATTATGGATATGCAGTTCTTGCTGTTGATTTCTATGGTCTTAATAATCGGCCTTGCAATATAGAAGAAGCTCGTACCATTCACCGCATATATAGAAATAACCGGCTGTTAATGCGGGAGAGATCTAAAGTGTGTTTTGACATAATCATTAAGCAACCGGAAATTATCCCCAGTATGATTTTCGCATTTGGTTTATCCTTTGGTGGTGGGGCCGTTTTAGAACTTGCGAGAAGTGGAGTTGATTTGAAAGGTGCCATAAGTGTCTATGGTTATTTGGATACATCTCATCCGGTTGGTGTTGGTGATATAAAATGTCCATTGCTGGCATTTCATGTTGAAGATGATCCAGTTGTACCTTCGGAGCATGCAACAGCATTTGAAGTAGAAATGGATTCTGCAGGAGTTGAGTGGGAAATGGTAAAAATTAAAAATTCCTGTCATGGTTTTGCTAATCCACAAGACGGTTCATACGATCAGCTACAGGCAGAAAAAATGTGGGATATGGTACAGAGAAAACTCATTTCGTGGAGTATTAATAAAAAATAG
- a CDS encoding nitroreductase family protein: MDVFEAIYTRRSIRKFKDKQPVSDELVKELLGAAMMAPSAGNQQSWQFIVIDDREKLDAIPEYSQYTTMVKSAPMGILVCGDTSLEKYPGYWVQDCSAAIQNMLLAIHAKGLGAVWTGVHPIEERVAGFKKNFNLPENVIPLGFLVIGWPDQESKKKDRYKEERVHKNTW, translated from the coding sequence ATGGATGTATTTGAAGCAATTTACACACGCAGAAGTATCAGAAAGTTCAAAGACAAACAGCCTGTTTCAGATGAGCTGGTTAAAGAACTTCTCGGTGCGGCGATGATGGCTCCGAGTGCAGGTAACCAGCAGTCGTGGCAGTTCATAGTAATAGATGATCGCGAAAAACTGGACGCAATCCCCGAGTACAGCCAGTATACAACAATGGTCAAAAGCGCACCTATGGGTATACTTGTATGCGGCGATACCAGTCTTGAAAAATATCCCGGATACTGGGTACAGGACTGCTCAGCAGCCATACAAAATATGCTTCTCGCTATCCATGCTAAAGGACTTGGCGCGGTATGGACCGGAGTTCACCCAATAGAAGAAAGAGTGGCTGGGTTTAAAAAGAATTTCAATCTGCCGGAAAACGTGATTCCACTTGGATTTTTAGTAATTGGCTGGCCAGATCAGGAATCTAAGAAAAAAGATAGATACAAAGAAGAGCGGGTTCATAAGAATACTTGGTAA
- a CDS encoding DEAD/DEAH box helicase — protein MGDQVAYHRIMDGSEASYAEPRNKFSPSVNSVLGFRGIGNLYSHQAEAVDYARAGRNVVVATPTASGKTLTYNLPVLEQCMRDRDSHALYLFPLKALAQDQFKTFNEMASFIPDSIRPEAAIYDGDTTPYKRKKIRDNPPAVILTNPEMLHLSMLPYHEKWAPFLAGLTHIVVDEVHTYRGVMGSHMAMVFRRLLRICKFYGADPSFIFCSATVGNPSALCHDLTGLDVSEITESGAASGRRNFIFFNPQISPYSAAIQLLKAGLARGLRTIVYTQSRKMTELISMWVNEKAGKYKDRISAYRAGFLPEERRDIEQKMSSGELLAVISTSALELGIDIGGLDLCILVGYPGSVMATLQRGGRVGRSQRESAVILIAQEDALDQYFMRHPEDFFSRPPENAVLNPYNPVIMERHLVCAAAELTMREDDYLLKDESVKKRVLELEHKGVLLRNKRGDEIYTSRKRPHHEVSLRGAGSTLHIEDIATSAVIGTIDEVRAYSEAHEGAVYIHRGETYSIKELDLGSRKVRASKERVGYYTRARKNKSTEILEIYSQKKVFGIVMRFGRLKVTEQITGYEKRAVKGGKLLGIVSLDLPPVVFETQGLWMEISTDIKRRAEEEFIHFMGGIHAVEHAAIGILPLLVLTDRNDLGGISTPMHEQVDGPAVFIYDGIPGGAGLTMQAFDQAEELLERTLQIILDCECELGCPTCVHSPKCGSGNRPIDKAAAIYVLENMVNGKPPEKIEVLAMDLVPFGEEVKKEANISAPKSFGVLDVETRRSAQEVGGWNKAERMGISIAVLYDSEQDKFFEYEEDQIPEMIEHLQNLDLIIGFNIERFDYKVLSGIHAFNYKSLPTLDLLIKVHERLGYRLKLDNIAQATVDAAKSADGLQALEWWKEGRLDLITEYCKQDVAVTRDVYLFGRDNGYVLFTNKDKKKVRLPVAW, from the coding sequence ATGGGCGATCAAGTGGCGTATCACCGTATAATGGATGGCAGCGAAGCGTCCTATGCAGAGCCTCGCAATAAATTTTCTCCATCAGTTAATTCAGTGCTGGGATTTAGGGGTATAGGAAATCTTTATTCCCATCAGGCAGAAGCTGTTGACTATGCCAGAGCAGGAAGAAATGTTGTGGTGGCCACACCAACAGCCAGCGGTAAAACGCTTACTTATAACCTTCCTGTACTGGAACAATGTATGCGTGACCGGGACAGTCATGCATTGTATCTTTTTCCGCTCAAGGCTTTGGCTCAGGATCAATTTAAAACTTTTAACGAAATGGCTTCTTTTATTCCAGACAGCATTCGACCTGAAGCAGCTATTTATGACGGAGATACAACTCCGTATAAGCGTAAAAAGATAAGGGATAATCCTCCCGCAGTCATTCTTACCAATCCTGAGATGCTGCACTTGTCCATGCTGCCTTACCATGAAAAGTGGGCTCCTTTCCTTGCTGGGCTTACTCATATTGTTGTTGATGAGGTCCATACTTATAGGGGAGTGATGGGGTCACATATGGCAATGGTTTTTCGTCGTCTGCTGCGAATCTGCAAATTTTATGGAGCAGATCCTTCATTTATTTTTTGTTCTGCAACTGTCGGCAATCCTTCTGCACTATGTCACGATCTTACTGGACTTGATGTCAGTGAAATAACCGAAAGTGGCGCTGCGTCCGGCAGGCGCAATTTTATTTTTTTTAATCCTCAGATTTCTCCCTATAGTGCGGCAATTCAGCTTTTGAAAGCCGGACTTGCACGCGGTCTGCGCACTATTGTCTATACTCAGTCACGCAAAATGACTGAACTTATATCTATGTGGGTCAATGAAAAGGCTGGAAAATACAAAGACCGTATCAGTGCCTACCGTGCAGGGTTCCTGCCTGAAGAACGGCGTGATATTGAACAGAAGATGTCTTCAGGGGAGCTTTTAGCAGTTATTTCCACCAGTGCTCTTGAGCTGGGTATCGACATCGGCGGGCTAGATTTGTGTATTTTGGTTGGTTATCCCGGTTCGGTTATGGCTACTTTGCAGCGTGGAGGACGTGTTGGGAGAAGTCAGCGTGAATCAGCTGTAATCCTTATTGCACAGGAAGATGCTCTTGATCAGTATTTTATGCGCCACCCGGAAGATTTTTTTTCACGTCCACCTGAGAATGCAGTGCTCAATCCGTACAATCCAGTTATTATGGAGCGCCATCTAGTTTGCGCTGCAGCAGAACTTACCATGCGTGAGGATGACTATCTGCTTAAAGATGAGTCTGTTAAAAAGAGGGTATTGGAGCTTGAGCATAAAGGTGTACTGCTGCGTAATAAGCGAGGAGACGAGATATATACTTCGCGCAAGCGACCGCATCACGAAGTCTCTTTGCGCGGGGCCGGTTCTACCTTACATATTGAAGATATTGCCACTTCCGCTGTTATAGGTACCATTGATGAGGTCAGAGCCTATTCTGAAGCCCATGAAGGTGCAGTTTATATTCACCGAGGTGAAACCTACTCAATTAAGGAACTTGATTTAGGCTCCAGAAAGGTACGCGCATCTAAAGAGCGTGTTGGTTATTACACTCGTGCACGTAAAAATAAATCTACCGAAATTTTAGAAATATATTCTCAGAAAAAAGTATTCGGGATTGTTATGCGGTTCGGCCGTCTTAAAGTAACCGAGCAGATTACCGGATATGAAAAAAGGGCCGTAAAGGGAGGAAAGCTGCTGGGAATAGTTTCGCTTGATCTGCCTCCTGTTGTATTCGAAACTCAGGGACTGTGGATGGAAATTTCAACTGACATTAAACGCAGAGCGGAGGAAGAGTTTATACATTTTATGGGTGGTATCCATGCTGTGGAACATGCAGCTATAGGTATTCTCCCATTACTGGTTCTTACTGATAGAAATGATCTTGGCGGTATATCTACGCCTATGCATGAGCAGGTGGATGGTCCTGCAGTATTTATATATGATGGTATTCCCGGAGGTGCCGGCCTGACTATGCAGGCTTTTGATCAAGCTGAAGAACTGCTTGAAAGGACCTTGCAGATTATTTTAGATTGTGAATGTGAACTCGGTTGCCCTACCTGTGTGCATTCGCCCAAGTGTGGCTCCGGCAATCGGCCAATTGATAAGGCTGCGGCTATTTATGTTCTGGAAAATATGGTTAACGGAAAACCACCTGAAAAAATTGAGGTGTTAGCTATGGATTTGGTTCCTTTTGGTGAAGAAGTAAAAAAAGAAGCGAATATATCTGCTCCTAAATCATTTGGCGTGCTTGATGTTGAAACCCGTCGCTCTGCTCAAGAGGTCGGGGGCTGGAATAAGGCAGAACGTATGGGTATTTCCATTGCTGTGCTTTATGATTCTGAGCAGGATAAATTTTTTGAATATGAAGAAGATCAGATTCCGGAAATGATAGAACATCTGCAAAATCTGGATCTGATTATAGGGTTTAATATTGAAAGATTTGACTATAAAGTTCTATCGGGAATACATGCTTTCAACTACAAATCGCTGCCCACTCTTGACCTTCTTATCAAAGTTCATGAGCGTCTTGGATATCGCTTGAAACTTGATAATATTGCACAGGCAACAGTTGATGCAGCCAAAAGTGCTGACGGATTACAGGCCCTGGAGTGGTGGAAGGAAGGGCGTTTGGACCTTATTACTGAGTATTGTAAGCAGGATGTAGCTGTAACCAGAGATGTTTATTTGTTTGGTAGAGATAACGGCTATGTCCTGTTCACTAATAAGGATAAGAAAAAAGTACGTCTGCCTGTTGCTTGGTAG
- a CDS encoding alpha/beta fold hydrolase, with the protein MRRFFYFLFGIMLLAQGCVHDAALDRADNLASLPARHVSVGDVDLSYRTFGQGEPLLMIMGFAGTMDLWDVSLIKELARKYTVIIYDNRGVGGSSYGTKGITIKRMAEDGAGIVDALGYEKVHVLGWSMGGLIAQELALNHPEIVDKLILMGTSCDAVSVAETTRNLMGMDTKELLSHFFSKPWLVKHPDAISRLPRPAAAVNMETIKAQADAMMNWAGTCDRLSILQRDTLIVSGTEDDILPGKLSLEMVRKINGSWLVRFKNAKHWLMYQDPQSLARTISTFLGVNEDMLLN; encoded by the coding sequence ATGCGCCGTTTTTTCTATTTCCTGTTTGGCATTATGTTACTTGCTCAAGGGTGTGTTCATGATGCAGCCCTTGATAGAGCTGACAATCTTGCTTCCCTGCCTGCAAGGCATGTCTCCGTAGGTGACGTGGATCTTTCGTATCGTACTTTCGGTCAGGGGGAACCGTTGCTGATGATTATGGGATTTGCCGGGACAATGGATTTATGGGACGTGTCTTTAATAAAAGAACTCGCAAGAAAATATACTGTGATAATTTATGATAATCGTGGTGTTGGCGGATCATCGTATGGTACGAAAGGCATAACCATTAAAAGAATGGCAGAGGATGGTGCCGGAATTGTTGATGCTTTAGGGTATGAAAAAGTGCATGTACTGGGGTGGTCCATGGGCGGTTTGATTGCACAGGAACTGGCTTTGAATCATCCTGAAATAGTAGATAAGCTTATTTTAATGGGAACATCTTGCGACGCCGTTTCTGTTGCCGAAACAACCCGTAATTTAATGGGTATGGATACAAAAGAACTGCTTAGTCACTTCTTTTCAAAGCCTTGGCTTGTGAAGCACCCTGATGCCATTTCCAGACTGCCACGTCCTGCTGCGGCTGTTAACATGGAGACGATAAAGGCGCAGGCTGATGCGATGATGAACTGGGCTGGTACCTGTGATCGCCTGAGTATATTGCAAAGGGATACATTGATTGTTTCAGGTACAGAAGATGACATTTTACCCGGAAAGCTTAGTTTGGAGATGGTTCGAAAAATAAACGGTTCTTGGCTGGTCCGGTTCAAGAATGCAAAGCATTGGCTGATGTATCAGGACCCGCAAAGTCTCGCCCGTACCATATCTACTTTTTTAGGCGTGAATGAAGATATGTTGCTCAACTAG
- a CDS encoding FAD-dependent oxidoreductase, with translation MSSLSAEEKYRNFIPDESREYLEKIFASFKNNVIIEVYTEKGPHDEYNEFTINLCRAIDVLTDKIELREYEMSSEMGKKRNIIASPTVLISPDKYDIRFLGAPAGEEGRAIVEALHLASMGLEVISETTKELLSALTEERRIKIFSSPTCPYCPGQAINAFKAAIARPDKISSWCISTLDNENMAREYNVGSVPHTDINDAATFKGLEPEEKFMSQLLYMKSLEKILDEQKKQKKKTEETPSEEIDLVIIGGGPAGMSAGIYAKRSGLSCIILEKQGIGGQVALTPKVENYPGFTNIQGFELVEILATHAREYTEIHQFAEVRDIKYGPRIEITTDEKIYHAKGVMLATGVNVRMLRVPGEDKFYGHGVSYCATCDGNFFKGGKAIIVGGGNTALTDALHLKHLNAEVTIVHRRDNFRAEQVLQDSVKNAGIEVIWNSEVTEIIGEDQVESARIKNKDGNEIVKDTDVVFVAIGHTANTDLAKKLGVELRPDGFIKVDPAQRTNVERVYAAGDVTGGVRQIITATGQGAAAALTAFDDFTRLYSESTEKPKNIW, from the coding sequence ATGAGCTCACTTAGTGCTGAAGAAAAATATCGTAATTTCATCCCCGATGAAAGCCGTGAATACCTTGAAAAAATTTTCGCCTCTTTTAAAAATAACGTAATCATTGAAGTGTACACAGAAAAAGGCCCGCATGATGAATACAATGAATTCACAATTAATCTTTGCCGGGCAATTGATGTCCTTACTGATAAAATTGAGCTTCGTGAATATGAAATGAGCAGCGAGATGGGTAAAAAACGCAATATTATTGCCTCACCAACTGTACTTATCTCACCTGATAAATATGATATTCGCTTCCTTGGTGCTCCAGCCGGAGAAGAAGGACGTGCCATTGTAGAAGCATTGCATCTGGCTTCCATGGGGCTGGAAGTAATTTCTGAAACAACCAAAGAACTCTTATCTGCACTGACTGAAGAAAGGCGTATTAAAATTTTCTCAAGCCCTACATGTCCATACTGCCCAGGACAGGCGATAAATGCATTTAAAGCTGCAATTGCAAGACCTGATAAAATCTCATCATGGTGCATTTCCACACTCGATAACGAAAATATGGCCAGAGAATACAATGTAGGGTCTGTCCCTCATACTGACATAAACGATGCCGCAACATTTAAAGGACTTGAACCCGAAGAAAAATTTATGTCCCAACTTCTGTATATGAAATCTCTCGAAAAAATCCTTGATGAGCAAAAAAAACAAAAGAAAAAAACAGAAGAAACACCCTCTGAAGAAATAGATCTCGTTATCATAGGTGGCGGACCAGCCGGTATGAGTGCTGGAATTTACGCTAAAAGAAGTGGTCTGAGCTGTATAATTTTGGAAAAACAAGGTATTGGCGGCCAGGTAGCTCTAACTCCAAAAGTTGAAAATTATCCCGGATTTACAAATATACAAGGATTTGAGCTGGTAGAAATCCTAGCAACTCATGCGCGCGAATATACTGAAATACACCAATTTGCTGAAGTACGTGATATTAAATATGGTCCAAGAATAGAAATTACTACCGATGAAAAAATATATCATGCAAAAGGGGTGATGCTTGCAACCGGTGTTAACGTTCGCATGTTGAGAGTTCCCGGTGAAGATAAATTCTACGGACACGGAGTAAGCTATTGCGCCACATGTGACGGGAATTTTTTTAAAGGTGGCAAGGCCATTATCGTTGGCGGCGGAAACACTGCACTAACCGATGCTCTGCACCTTAAACACCTTAACGCTGAAGTTACAATTGTTCATCGCCGTGACAATTTCCGAGCTGAGCAGGTTTTGCAGGACTCCGTAAAGAATGCGGGAATTGAAGTAATTTGGAACAGTGAAGTAACTGAAATAATAGGTGAAGATCAGGTTGAATCTGCACGAATAAAAAATAAAGACGGCAATGAAATTGTGAAAGATACAGATGTTGTCTTTGTCGCCATCGGGCATACAGCCAACACCGATCTAGCGAAAAAGCTCGGTGTTGAACTACGCCCGGACGGATTTATAAAAGTTGACCCCGCCCAGCGGACCAATGTTGAAAGAGTATACGCAGCTGGTGATGTTACCGGAGGGGTCCGCCAGATTATTACCGCAACCGGACAAGGCGCAGCCGCTGCACTAACAGCCTTTGATGATTTTACCAGACTCTATTCCGAGTCGACAGAAAAACCTAAGAACATTTGGTAA
- a CDS encoding radical SAM protein, which produces MSNFIFKHPEPERPKTRIWPVFMPFMGCPSRCVYCSQNRQTGTGAKTLSEIYQDIKIQIPSFFAEKEREPMELAFFGGTFTALPYDWQMRFIRLAAKFKENGFITKVRFSTRPDYINTTQLLELKNIGLDMVELGIQSFSAQTLKRSARNYSPETAVTACEKVHYTGLSLTIQLLPGLPGSEAGDFQQDISRTLELKPSAVRIYPCLTVRGTALEKLYKAGKYKPWPLEYTEDELAMALIRLWAQKIHVIRLGVAPESGMQENIIAGPSHPALGQTARSKALYIHLCSKMSLLGAKPMKLTIPNKYSGEFWGHKGSLKPLYKMIGITPDMVQFDNGNFFRMLSNILL; this is translated from the coding sequence ATGAGTAATTTTATTTTCAAACACCCTGAACCGGAGCGACCTAAAACTCGCATCTGGCCAGTATTTATGCCCTTTATGGGATGTCCATCACGCTGTGTTTATTGCTCTCAAAACAGACAAACTGGTACAGGGGCTAAGACATTAAGCGAGATATATCAAGATATTAAGATTCAAATACCTTCTTTTTTTGCTGAAAAAGAACGTGAACCTATGGAACTTGCCTTTTTTGGAGGCACATTCACAGCTCTTCCATATGACTGGCAGATGCGATTTATAAGACTTGCAGCTAAGTTTAAAGAAAACGGATTTATTACGAAAGTAAGGTTTTCCACGAGACCAGACTATATAAACACCACGCAACTGCTAGAACTTAAAAACATTGGCCTTGATATGGTTGAACTGGGAATTCAAAGTTTTTCTGCACAAACATTAAAACGTTCAGCCCGTAATTATAGCCCAGAAACAGCTGTCACAGCATGTGAAAAAGTCCATTATACAGGTCTTTCATTAACCATTCAGCTTCTTCCCGGACTCCCAGGTTCTGAGGCAGGTGATTTTCAGCAAGACATTAGTAGAACACTAGAACTGAAACCAAGTGCAGTCAGAATTTATCCCTGCCTGACAGTTAGAGGGACAGCACTGGAAAAACTTTACAAAGCTGGAAAATATAAACCATGGCCTCTTGAATATACTGAAGATGAACTGGCTATGGCTTTAATCAGATTGTGGGCACAAAAAATTCATGTCATCCGTTTAGGGGTTGCTCCTGAATCCGGTATGCAAGAAAATATTATTGCCGGTCCTTCTCACCCTGCACTTGGCCAGACAGCCAGATCAAAAGCTCTCTATATCCATTTATGCTCAAAAATGTCTCTGCTGGGTGCTAAACCCATGAAATTAACGATACCAAACAAATATTCTGGAGAATTCTGGGGACACAAAGGAAGTCTAAAACCATTATATAAAATGATTGGTATAACACCGGACATGGTTCAATTTGACAATGGTAACTTCTTTCGTATGCTTAGTAACATACTTTTATAA
- a CDS encoding HIT family protein, translating into MNNQDCIFCKIVSGEIPCFKIYETDQILSFLDIGPVNKGHALIIPKEHYKNIWDLPSDLGKEIISAAQIAGDSIVKATGADGLNLIMNNNEAAGQLVFHAHLHLIPRFNEDGLKHWDQSEYKNMDEAMALAQKIEKMIKGIN; encoded by the coding sequence ATGAACAATCAGGACTGTATTTTTTGTAAAATTGTATCAGGCGAGATTCCTTGCTTTAAAATTTATGAAACAGATCAGATACTTAGTTTCTTAGATATCGGACCTGTAAATAAAGGGCATGCCTTAATTATTCCTAAGGAACACTATAAAAATATTTGGGACCTTCCATCTGATTTAGGTAAGGAAATCATTTCAGCTGCTCAGATTGCAGGAGATTCCATTGTTAAGGCTACCGGTGCTGACGGGCTTAATCTTATAATGAATAATAATGAGGCTGCAGGACAACTTGTCTTCCATGCTCATTTGCATCTCATTCCCCGTTTTAACGAAGATGGACTCAAGCATTGGGACCAGAGCGAATATAAAAATATGGATGAAGCAATGGCTCTTGCTCAAAAGATTGAAAAGATGATAAAGGGAATAAATTAA
- a CDS encoding integration host factor subunit alpha produces MANDTLTKASVVDYIYEKTDRNRAEIKELVESILDIMKQAVKRDHAMLVSGFGKFEAYDKNSRKGRNPQTNEAITLPARKVVVFRLSRKFRSELNG; encoded by the coding sequence ATGGCTAACGACACACTCACTAAAGCCAGCGTTGTTGATTACATCTACGAGAAGACTGACCGGAACAGAGCTGAAATCAAAGAGCTGGTTGAATCCATTCTGGATATCATGAAGCAGGCAGTGAAAAGAGACCATGCTATGCTGGTCAGCGGTTTTGGAAAGTTTGAAGCGTACGATAAAAATTCTCGTAAGGGACGTAATCCTCAAACTAATGAAGCCATAACTTTGCCTGCACGCAAAGTTGTTGTTTTCAGACTTTCTCGTAAGTTCAGATCTGAGCTGAATGGCTAG
- a CDS encoding septal ring lytic transglycosylase RlpA family protein gives MSKFLVMVSAILLIFSAGCAKKRIYSTPPLKQHKVQRQDSPNTVKPVLKTDPYSVNGETYVPHLTSKGYKAQGLASWYGDDFHGKTTANGETYNMYAMTAAHRTLPMGTMLEVTDRDNGKKVIVRVNDRGPFADTDQRIIDLSYSAAAKLGIVNKGLTPVELRAIDDVNVEPVAASAITSNTAAPAEEAVIAETVQADPEAEQIMITETATAQEHYFVQVGSFTERDRATSVLESLRNQGYKESRLVEIEVNGQKYFRVQAGYFFNLPAAEVAQTELSTEFGEIFIVTE, from the coding sequence ATGTCAAAATTTTTAGTTATGGTTTCTGCTATCCTGCTCATTTTTTCAGCAGGGTGTGCAAAAAAAAGAATTTATTCTACCCCGCCATTGAAGCAGCACAAAGTTCAGAGACAAGATTCTCCCAACACGGTTAAACCCGTTCTCAAAACTGATCCATATTCAGTGAATGGGGAGACCTACGTACCTCACCTGACATCAAAAGGTTACAAAGCTCAAGGACTGGCTTCATGGTATGGGGATGATTTTCACGGCAAAACCACTGCAAACGGCGAAACCTATAATATGTACGCTATGACTGCAGCCCACCGCACCCTTCCCATGGGAACCATGCTCGAAGTTACTGACCGTGATAACGGAAAAAAAGTAATTGTACGTGTCAATGACCGCGGTCCTTTTGCTGATACTGACCAAAGAATTATAGATCTTTCTTACTCTGCCGCAGCAAAACTCGGAATTGTTAATAAAGGACTTACCCCCGTTGAACTTCGCGCCATTGACGATGTAAACGTTGAACCAGTTGCAGCAAGTGCCATTACATCTAATACAGCTGCTCCAGCCGAAGAAGCTGTCATTGCAGAAACAGTTCAGGCTGATCCAGAAGCAGAACAAATTATGATAACCGAAACAGCCACGGCACAAGAACACTACTTCGTTCAAGTAGGTTCTTTCACTGAGCGTGACCGAGCAACTTCGGTCCTTGAATCACTGCGCAATCAAGGCTATAAAGAATCACGTTTGGTAGAGATTGAAGTGAACGGACAGAAATATTTTAGAGTTCAGGCCGGATACTTTTTCAATCTTCCTGCAGCTGAAGTTGCACAAACAGAACTCAGCACCGAATTCGGCGAAATATTTATTGTTACCGAGTAA
- a CDS encoding Crp/Fnr family transcriptional regulator: protein MNDYWKSIPLFQDLTAEELVEVRSIFANISVTSDTNLITEGDEGDEMFILINGKVRISKHMLIEGMNIPLTEMKNPCKVLANLDNSSYPVFGEIALIDRDQRSATVLVVEDSEFLVTDRLKFFELIERHPAIGCKLLMTIGKRLASTVRRSNNELVKLTTALALALSRSNR, encoded by the coding sequence ATGAATGATTACTGGAAATCCATACCTCTGTTTCAAGACCTGACTGCTGAAGAACTTGTCGAAGTTAGATCCATTTTTGCCAACATCTCCGTTACGTCAGACACAAACCTGATAACTGAAGGTGATGAAGGTGATGAAATGTTCATCCTCATAAATGGAAAAGTTCGTATCAGTAAACATATGTTAATTGAAGGCATGAATATTCCTCTCACTGAAATGAAAAATCCATGTAAGGTTCTGGCAAATCTTGACAACAGCAGCTATCCGGTCTTTGGAGAGATTGCTCTTATTGACCGTGATCAACGCTCTGCAACAGTACTGGTTGTTGAAGACTCCGAATTTCTGGTCACCGATAGGCTTAAATTTTTTGAACTTATAGAAAGACATCCAGCCATTGGATGTAAACTTCTAATGACTATCGGGAAAAGATTGGCTTCAACAGTTCGCCGCAGTAACAATGAATTGGTTAAACTGACAACGGCTCTGGCCCTGGCTCTCTCACGAAGTAATAGATAA